TGTttggaaaattccaaaaaaattcAAACCCACTGAGGGGATGAAGAGAGAAGAGGTATACctggtataaaagaaaaaaaaaagggagttacTGGACATATGTCAAAAAGGGCGGCGGGCAGGGGGCGGGTAACAAATCCAGATGGACTTCTTGGTGAGAATTCCAAGTGGGTAGAAAACGgaacccctcccttccccctacatcAGGTAGACAATCTATCTGCAGTCAAGGTAGCAAGATGGATCTGCAAAACCTGCATATTCTAGAATATGCATTTCCAGCTTAGCCCTCAATTGAATaataagagaaagagagtgtgtgtgcacaAATGCACACAGACCATCTGCTTAAGGCAAGCCTCTGCTGGGGAATAAATCACTGAATGAGGCatcaggcaggcagggagggttTGAAGGGTACAGAGCAAGGCTGACAGCCACTGCTCACAGGTAACTGAGAAAGGAGTTGGAAGTAGGGGTAGGGAGTGGCTGGCTGTATGAGTCCCAGTTCTCTGGAATAAGAGGGAGCCAAGGAAGATGTGTCTTGAGTCTCTAGTTTCACTCAGATTTGAGAGGTATGGGTGGAACGCTGTTCTAGCCTCTTTAGTGACCCAGTCCatctggaaaggaagaagggagagtcATACCTGAGACACGGTCTGCTCCGTAAGGGGGACATCTTCACCCTATGGCACAGAGATACAAGCATTTAGTGTGGGAGAAAGCTGGAGTAAGACCTGATTGGAGTCCGgtattagagaagaaaaaagtgatCCTTTAAACTGAAACAAAGGGCAGATGCACTGAACTTCTCAGTCCCTTCTAGGGACTAGTACAGCTACAATTTTACTTGGCCAGAGGGACTATGAACAAAAAAGGGTCATTTCATCCAGCTTCCATTTTAAGGCAGGAGGACTTCTTAAAAGATTTAACTCCATTCAGAGTAACCAGCAGGTTATCTGATCCTCAACTCCCTTAACGTGGGGGTGGAGGGCCTGATTCCCTAGTCAGAAAAGGCCTTTTCTGAATATCAGTATCACTAGGGAAAGGATGAGGGGGAGCCAGGAGTGGTTTAATGGATCCCGCAAAGCCTGATGGGTAACGACAGCATgttaatttgaagaaataaactgCTGCAACAGCAGCCTAAGAAGACAAAGCGGGGAGTTGATGGGGGGGACCCTCTCTCTTGCCACATAGAGACATATGTTAGAGGAGAAGATTAAATGATGCAAATGGAGCCCACAGCAGTTAAGAGAGATTTCCCATTACCAAGCACTGTCAGCCTTCACTCTGTGGAGGTCAGAGCCAGGACATTCTGTGAATGGGGAGATTTGCTTTGCTCAGACATCTTTGCACCCGTATAATTTGTTGGTGGGCTCCCTCTGCATCCACCATTATCTCCTCAGCTGACCTGGGGCCTTCTATGGTTAACTCAGAGGCCCCTTTCTGATATCACCAGCACCAAAGAGGACTGAGGTTCTGGCAAATAAGTACTTCCTAATGGAGAGGTACCATCCTCAGTTATGtaacactttattattattattttatttatttatttttttttttgagacagagtctcactctgtcgcccaggctggagtgcagtggtgcaatctcggctcactgcaacctccacctcccgggctcaagcaattctcctgccttagcctcctgagtagctgggatcacaggcacgcaccaccatgcccagctaatttttgtgtctttagtagagacagggtttcaccatgttggtcaggctggtctcgaactcctgaccttgtgatccgccagcctcggcttcctaaagtgctgggattacaggtgtgagccaccacgctcagtccTATGTAACactttaaaagacaaaacagacACTCCTCTGCCTCAGATGACTGGATCCATCTCCAAGAAGGGAATAAGCCAACTTCAAGTTCCTTTATAATTTCAAAACCATAaatattaaagtttattttatcatttattaaataagtatgTATTAAATGTCCACTTTGTGCAAAGACTGTATGAGATGTTAGGCACCATATTATGGGTAGAAATAAGttatttctgcttctttctttggGACAataagaagagaagggaagagaaaggctgaatgtatttgaaagaaaaagagaaggttgTATGTATCCTATGAGCCCCAACTACTGGACACATCCAGCAGGTCTGGCTCTGGAGGGTGTTTGTGAATAGATGCGGGGATGCAGAGAAACACATTCTTGCTTACCCTTAATGCCACCCGGTGTACCACCTGCTGGGGATCACTCTCTAGGATCACCCTGCAAAAACAAAGAAGAGATCATTGTTCACTCTGTCCCGAAGGCCCAACTCACTGTCGGGGAACAGGACCTCTGGCCACTGAGCCTGCTTGACAGGACAGGGGCAGTTATCCCGCCACCTCACCCAAGATCAAGGCAGGTCAGAGAACTTACCCTCCATCTACAATTTCATCCACAGCCAAGAACAGCCCCTCCATGTTCTCCAGCAGTGCTCGCTTTTCTACATTTTTCCTGAGTCcccaagagaagagaaaaaccaaCTTATATGTGAAAGAAATCCTAGGACCTTGTCTCAATTGAGGAACCTAAACTAGACCAATAAACATCTCCACCAACCACACAAAGAAGTAAATAAGGTGAAGAACTTTTTAGCTAGTTCACTCAAAACCCCTTTCTACTCATTTGCTGAATaaggaatgaatggaaagagATTCAAATAACACAGTCAATTTCTGACTATTCAGGGGTTGATTATCCACGCTATTATTTCTTTCCTACCTGCCATGATGCTGCTCATAACATTGCTCATAAACACTGACATCAGTGGGTGGAAAAAAACAATATAAACAGAGCTAAGACTCAGTCTGGAGGTGGCCGGAGGTGAGAGGGGTTGAATGCAAACCTTATTTGTACTCAAGCTCTGACAAACCTCCTGAGACATTCTCTGTTCCCTCTTCTCCCTATCCCTTACCAGCTCTGCTCAGGCCCTGAAAAGAAGCCCAAAGAGGGGGCAGGGTCTGCATACACCAGCCTCAGATCCGGTGGTTGGTGCATGTGGCCTGTCACATCCGTCAGTTTGAGTCTTTCACTAGATTACCCGAATGAATTACTATTCATTCACCTGGATAAGAAATAAATCATCCCCTTCCTGAGGAAATCTGAGCCATTCACCCTGCTGATTTTGCAGGGCTGAGAGTGCCTGCTGTTCTGGTCTGGATGGCTGTCTGTACTGGGTTCACTTGGGAGCTGCTGGGGGAATGAAGTTCAGAGCCCTGGATGTTTTCAGGAAAAGTAACTTATATCTCTTCTATTACCCATCTACACGGTAACAGAGAACAGAGGGCTAGTGGGGAGGTGGAAAGGGAGGAGAGGGTAAATGGCAGAagcttcctgttttttgttttgttttgttttttgagacagggtcttgctatgtcacctaggctggagtgcagcagcatgatcacagctcactgcagcctcaacctcctgggctcaagcaatcttcctacctcagcctcccgagtagctgagactacaggtatgcaccaccacacctggctaatttttttattttttgcagagacagggtctcactgtgttgcccaggcttgtcttgaactcgaCTCATGCAGTCCTCCTGCCTGGGTGCTTCCTGTTCTACAGAAGGGAAAAAACAAGGACTAGAAGTCAAAAAAACACTGGGctaagtggctcatgcctataatcccagcactttgggaggccaaggtaggtggatcatttgaggtcaggagttcaagaccagcctggccaacatggtaaaaccctgtctctactaaaaatacaaaaactagccaggcgtggtggcacgtgcctataatcacagctactctactcgggaggctgaggcaggagaatcgcttgaacctgggaggcagaggttgcagtgagccgagatcacgccactgcactccagcctgggtgacagagtgagactccatctcaaaaaaaaaaaaaaaaagaaaaaaaaaattgggagtgttgcttccattcctgaAGTACTGAATGACATTTCATCTGGGACACTTCCTTATGCTTGGCCTTTCCCTACTTCTAATGTCAAGAATGAAGCCCAGGAAAGCACCTTGAGGATGCTCAGATCTGACAGGACCACAGGGGATTACAAGAGTAAACACAGAGGTAAAGATTCGGCTCCCTCCCAGTCCCCTTACTTAGTAAGAGAATTATTCTATGGGAGGGACATACTCTCCATCCAGTCCTCCCCAGTAGCATGAATTACTGTGAATTAATaaacccaactttttttttttttttgagacagagtctcactctgtcgccaaggctggagtgcagtggcgcgatctcggctcactgcaagctccgcctcccaggttcatgccattctcctgcctcagcctcccaagcagctgggactacaggcgcccgctaccatgcccggctaattttttgtatttttagtggagacagggtttccccatgttaaccaggatggtctcaatctcctgaccttgtgatccgctcgccttggcctcccaaagtactgggattatgaacgtgagccactgagcccggcaaAACCCAACTTCTAAAACTAAATCAACTCCCTGGAGCCTTTGCCAATCCCCTACAATCCCTGGGCCTGAAGAATGGTTACTTTATCTCCCAAAAAGAAATCAACAATGCCCTGCTCTTTCCATCATaacttgagggaaaaaaaaaagaatgtcctgCTCACCTCAGCATCTGGCTCAATGAGTCGAAGAGACAGTTCAGAACAGCCATAAGCATCAGCTGTTGGGAAACAGAGGAGGCAGAAGGATAAGGTTCAAGGCCCTGAAAGTTGCTACCTAAAAACAAAACCTCCTAATTCATTAAACATCAAAAGACACAGGCTTTCACAAAGGACCAAAAACATAAGGTGGAAGTGAGAGCACAACAGGAAAAGGACCTGTGATTTCTCACAGAAATAAATTCTGCTACATGATCCCACAATTCAACATCTTTTAGCCAAAAGTTTAAACAGAACTTCCCTGTCACAGTCCTCTACAATGTCTTCACCAACTGTATATGTGTTACCTGATGTCTTAGGTAGAGAAATTACTAACCAAGCAATAGCTGAGGTCAGAGGAAGGCTGCAGAGTTAGTGTAAAAAGCATGGACtttaattggctgggcacagtggctcacacctgtaacgtCTAGACCCTGTCTAGACTCTGACtctatcccagcactttcggaggctgcagcaggccgattgcttgagctcaggagttgagaccagcctgggcaacatggcaaaaccctgtctacaaaaaatacaaaaaaaaattagccaggcatggtggtgggcacctgcagtcccagctacttgggaggctaaggtggtagaatcacttgagcccgggagccagaggttgcagtgagccaagatcgcaccactgcagtccagcctgggagacagaacaagaccctgtctcaaatttttttttttttttttttgagagtctcgctctgtcacccaggctggagtgcaatggcgcaatctcagctcactgcaacctccacctcccaggttcaagcaattctcttgcctcagcctcccaagtagctgggattacaggcgcccaccaccacgcccagctaatttttgttgttgttgttgtttgtttgtttgagacggagtctcgctctgtcgcccaggctggaatgcagtggtatgatctcggctcactgcaacctccgcctcccaggttcacgccattctcctgcctcagcctcccgagtagctgggactacaggtgcccgcaccacgcccagctaattttttgcatttttagtagacatggggtttcactgtgttagccaggatggtctcaatctcctgacttcgtgatccgcctgcctcggcctcccaaagtgctgggattacaggtgtgagccaccatgcctggcctgtatttttagtagagatgggatttcgccatgttggccagcctggtcgcgaactcctgacctcaagtgatccgcccaccttggcctcccaaagtgctgggattacaggtgtgagccaccacgttcgGCCTAtgtctcaaaattttttaaaaagcatggacTTTAAGTCAGACAGATATAGGTTGGAATCCAAGCTGAGCCATTTTCTACATGTGTGACCCTGAGAAAGTTATTAGGTTGAACCACATCAGATAACTGCCACTTTTGTACTTTTCTCAATGGTCACATACAAGTAATTTCATATAGTTCTTCATGgtttggtttcctcatttgtaaaacaaaggCACCAATGCCTACAACTCATAGAAGTGCTATGAGGTTTAAATAACAATATACTTTACAAAGCACTTATACCAATAATAAGAGCTCAGTAAGAGTTGACTTTCTCAAACTTTCACTTTTGCCTCAAATTATCTGggggcttatttttatttatctattctccTAGAAGTTGCTATCTGAGGCAAACAGCTTTTCCTGCATATAGGAAGCAGGTTAGGACTATACCCAAGGTCTTCTCCAGTGATCCATTCAGAATGTATGGTTTCAACATGACCCAGGTTGTTAGCTAATTGGCTCAAACTCAGTCAGGTATGGACCCTTCATAGAAGAAGCAAGTATCCCCCTGCAGTCTTGACCATACCTCAGaaatccatcttaaaaaacactACTCAGGGAAAGGTATTAAAACATATATGATGTTTCCTAATGGATACAAAAGATTAATCTAGGAAAACTTCCTTTCTAGGCGATTCATTTGCCGGGCCATGTTTGTGAGGCTGGTGGGATCTCTGACAACTTCATTAGCTTGGTCAGAAGCCAGAGGAACACGGCTCTATTAGGGCCCCAAACCAGTGGCTATGTACTGCCTATGGTTTAGAAAGTAGGATCAGAAATAGCAAAGAGGGGTGGGGATTCTCACCTCATTTTCATAGGAGCTGCCAATCACATAGAAATAGAGATCTATACTGCTTTTGTATACCACTGTCAGGCCTTCCAAGAGGGCAATTTCACctggtgggggaaaaaaagtaaaaagagtgGGTGGCTTGAGATAAGGAAGTAGGAAAGAAGGAGttaccagccaggtgcagtggctcatgcctgtaatcccagcaccttgggaagccgagcctggcggatcacctaaggtcaggagttcaagaccagcctggccaacacggtgaaaccccatctctactaaaaatacaaaaattagccgggcgtggtggtgtgcacctgtaatccctgctactcgggaggctgagatgggagaaccacttgaacctgggaggtggaggttgcagtgagccgagatctcgccactgtactccagcctgggtgacagagagagactctgtctcaaaaaaaaaaaaaaaaaaaaaaaaaaaaaggcgttaCCATGAATTCCTAGTATCCAGCTGTTTTGGGCTAAGGTGAGGCCACCTGTAATGACTTCCAAAGCCAGAAGATGATCTGCACTTTTTGGGTGGTGGCAGGAGAAGAGAAGTATGAACTTGGGGGAGTCTAAATGTATCTTCTGTAACCACCATCCTCCGTTCCTGCCCACTATACCTATTTCCCTACTTGTATATGAGACAGGATACTAGTCAATCCTTCAGAGGTGAAAATGCAGAGCGGTCACCTTTACAGACTTCCATTTACCTGCCCTAATGGATGCGGTACAATAGGCAGAGCCGCAATTAAATTTGTCAAGTGAGGCTCATAAATCCAGGGACTAGACAGGTAGCTAACAGCCAACCTTCCAGCATGGTATTCCCGCGTGAGGTACACTCACCTCCCCATTACATTCTGAAGAGTTTATTAtacaagggaaggaaggaaaaaaaaagaaaaaggcagagtcATTTCATCCTTTCTCCACAGCCCTGTTACCACCCCCTTTCCACCATGGTTCCCCCCAGCACGGGTAGTAGTGAAAGGAAAATGACCTACTGTCAGTCCGATGGGTCTTGTTGAAAATGTTCTTCTCAAAGGCCTTTTGCTCCTTGACACTGGGGTAGGTGTCGTCATAGTACTGGTCAGAGGGAAAGGAGACAGGGTTGGGTCACTAGAGCTGGAAGCCAGAATGATTAGTGACTATGTTTTGCCCTGGGATCTTGGATTTCTCTCCTTCAAGGCATGGGGCAAGGGAGAAATACTGACATGGAAAAGGAAGGATTGTAGAGGCAGAGAATGGGCAGTGAGTaatccaagaaaaataaataaaagaccctGCCATAAGCAACCCCACCTCACATTTCCAAGACTGTCTGAAGGCAGAAGCCTACCAGCCCTATAGTGAGGCTCTGCAGCTGTCTGCAATCTAGACCTCTCCTAAAACCATTCTCATCAAGTGTTTCCTAGGAGCTACCCCATGTCAGGAAGCAGTGCCAGAGAACACAAAAAACACTAGAAGCACAGAACACTTCCATAGACCCTCACTCACTGTATGAAGCTGAGGAATGGGGAAAGGCTACAAAAACCTCCTCCAAAGAAAGGCAAACCCTGCCCTATGATCTATCTTAGCTTTCTTTTCTGCAAGCTGAAAGAAGCATCCAGCATACCACTGAGCCCATTCCCAGGCTCTCCCTGGCAAAGGGGGCGGAGATGCAGGCTGCTAAATCGCTAGCTCTTTAGGGGCTAATCCGTCGCAGTCAGCTGAAGACCCATGACAGGTCTGGCATTTAGTAACTGGATAACTGTTTCAAAAGGTGTCCTGCATAGTTACATCCAATTACAGGGAGGAACAGCTGGTGAATTCTAAACTAATCTCTACCTGCTGATTGATTTATGCTACGCTCGCCCGGAGTTAATACACCAgggacagaagaaatttctacaGGAGGGGGAGAAtatggagggagagagggtgtcctttcttctttcttccaacAGATCTAAAGTTGGAAACATCACTCTGGGAAAGTCAGGAGGTAACAAGCTTGATGGTGACTATAAACCTAGGAATGGAACCTTGGAACTGCAAGACAATTCTCTGGAAAAACCCAGGCAGGGTGACATGGTATAAGGGAAGGGGACAGGAATAATGGACATGGGCGGACTGCCTCTTAGCATCTACATATTGCTTTGTTAGGAACCAAGGTTTCAAAGCTTTTCCCTGATCTGATGCTGACAACAAAGGAGGTCAAAGTCTGAGGACAGCAAGCAGGGCAGCAGTACAACTAAGGgacaaaagaaaacaggttttATCTGGAGTAGGCAAGATAAGATGGAAgaattcaggctgggtgtggtggctcacacctgtaatcccaacactttgggaggccaaggtaggcgaatcatgaggtcaggagtttgagaccagtctggccaacctgctgaaaccctgtctctactaaagatacaaaaaattagccgggggtggtagcgcatgcctgtaatcccagctacttgggaggctgaggctgcagtgagccaaggtcacgccattgcactccagcctgggcgataagagcgaaactccatctcaaaaaaaaaagatggaagtattCTCAAAATTATACTACTGAGGAACATGAGTTAATAAGGTATCAGTCCCAAGATTCAAATCTCAGAATAAACCTTTGTGCTGTTCCTAAACTAATTCGAAAGGGAATCTCACCTTGGCAAAAAGTCGATCTCCATCATTGTCCAGAATCAGGATGGCTTTGACAGTATACAGGGAAGGTTCCTGAAGAGATACGAACATACCTTCAGTCCTGAAGCCTCCCACCACCACTGGTAAACCAGATACCTTCCCCTAGTCCCACTGGGGCTGCAAGGGGATACAGAGGTACCTCTGTAAGTCCCTTACCTCAACTTGGTCAGATTTTGATATTTCCCATTGAGAAAAACCCAGGGTAAGTAAACTGAATTGACGGAGAAAGCATTTAAACAAAGGATTCCAAAGTACCATCAGAGAAACAGTTTCTCTGACTCACAGGGGGCTTAATCAAGAGAGGTCATGCTGTTATTTCCAAATATTATGGTACAGTTATTTTCCAAATTACCCTCACCCTTCCGGCTCTCCCATGTACAGGTGGCTATAGAATGTGACCAGATTAATTAAAAGGCACTGAACAAAGCCATTTGAAAATAGGGTTGAATGTCCCTTGGAAGTTTCTGCAGTCCGAATGCAGTAGCAATGCAGAAGCATAAAGCAAGCCTTCCCTAAACCACCCACACACTAAGCAGAGGGAAAAGAGCGtttacacacacacgcgcgcgcgcgcgcgcacaggCACACCAGTTCTCAATGCAGCCTAGTAAAACAGCCATCTTCAAAAACTCTCCTATGTTCTCCAATTCTTCCACTATACCTTAACCACTACCACTTAACTTCCAAGGACAAAAGCCAACCTGAATTTTGGGGGAGTTAAGAAGCAGTGAGAAGATGATCTATCTGAGAAACACTCTGGGGCCTAGAGTGAGTGAGCAAGAGGGTAATTTTTTTTCCACTACCAAGAATCAAATAAGGAATCACGGCCTCAGTCTTAATGGTTCTTCTTCAACTGTAAGTATATCACTTGCAAAACCTGTGGTGGTCTGTTGCTCTCCTCTACCACTGCAACTTCAAGGGAGCCAGCTAACTAGGAGAAGAAAAatcgcaggaggctgaggcaggaggattgcttaaggccagttcaagaccagcctgggaaacacagggagacccccccccatctctacaaaaataaaaaaaattagccaggtgtggtggcgtgcatctatagtcctagctactcaggaggctgaggtgataggatctcttgagcccaggagtttaagaccacgctgagctatgactgcgccactgcactccaggctgggtgacagagtgaaaccccatctctaattgaTTGAATAGAAAAAACCAAAAGTGTGGAGAGATAGTGATGTGTGCATGAAAGGTATTTGTAGCCTCACATtccttgactttcttttttttttttttttttttttaagagaaaaggtGTCActgtattgttcaggctggtcttgaactcctaggctcaaacaatcctcccacctaggcctcccaaagtgcaagtgtgagccactgcgcccgacctacATTCCTTGACTTTCTAATCAACATTACTTACCATTGATATCCCTTGTGCTGAGACAAGGCTGTTGCTTTGCTACCTCTTTCCTGGCCTTATTTAAGAAACCCACAGTCCTCACAGGAGCCAAACACAAAAGTATGTGTTTGACAGATATCCAAGAGTGAGGAggaaaaaatcattgccaagaacCCAGAAACTGCAGCCTCTACAAACATAAATTGCCTCATGAGGCTTCAGGAGGTTTATGGTTCCATGCAAAGAATCAACCCTGTTTGCGGGGGCAGAGGAGGGCAGTTCAGAATGGAAGTAAAAGGAACCCAGTCTTTTGACAACAAGGTGATGAGGAACATAAGCTTTCCCTACTTGAATTCTTGAGGActgcaatttttgttttgttcgcTGGTTTGTCCCATTTGTCcagaacaatgcctgacacatactAAACTCTCAATATTTGGTGAATAATTCAGAGAATAAAGGAAGTTTGAGAATAAAGTTAAAATACCTTGACGCAGTATGCATCTAAGGGACTACTTATAATTAGAcctccacatataagtggattTTCTGATGTGGCCACTTTGGGTGATATTACTACCAACTTTATCCCTCCTCTGATAAACACTCCTTAGAGATGTCCATCCTGTATATATAACACTCTGGAATAAACAAGGCATGAGTAACTCCTCTCTCAAACTAAAGAACTTTGTTGCCTAGTGGAGGGAAGTCCTCTAGAGTCTAGTCTTAAAAGGTCACAAGTAGAAGCAGCTCTCCTAACTCCTAATTCCTCACAGAAAGATCTTCCCGTAAAGCAGGCTCAGTTCTATAACAACTTGGGTCCTcaattccaaaagggagacaaCAATGGGAATGAGTTTTCTTAATGGAAGAAAAGAAGTCCAAAAGGAACAAAATTTAGACGAAATCATTTTTTCCCACAACCTTTTCCTGGAAATCTTTGGCTCTGTTCCTCTATCCACATTCACAGCAACTTTAGAGAGCTGCCCATTAGTTTAAGCTGGGCATTAACCTGGCATAGGAAACTGGTTCTTGCAGCCATAGAGTTTGGCATCCCTAGaacccaaagaaaagaaaagccctaaTGGCCCCCAGCCAACTGGGAGAGTCAGACAATGTCCTTTGTGGCCAACAGGGTGTGAGTGCCTACAGCAGCCACACCGGCAAAGAGAGAACATATCCCTGGGTTCTGCTCTTGGTTCTTTTCACTGGCTTCCTAGAAGACATTATCAAAGAAACCCCAAAAATAGAAACATTGGATCTTCCTGGGAAGAATAAAAGACAGGCTAAGGAGGACAAGGATAAAGACTAGATTTGACATAGAGCTTACTGGAGCTCTCAAAAGGGAAAGAAGGCATTATAGAAAAGGCTGGTCATTTCAAACTTCCAAAGGAGGAAGCATACTAAATAAAGCTGAGAATTTAGGCAGGCGCTTAAATGCCGCTTCAATTCTCCATTCTGCTACAGCTGGAGCCAGCAGCTTCTTTACTTCTCCTGCCACCTCCTGACTGCAGCTGgttccacttcagcctggggctTTTACCGCTCAGGAGTGGGGAGGGCTATGCCATAAAACTAGCCAGTTTAAAGGCCCCAGAAGTCATTACTGATAATGtaatttcattttaagtttttgCAAAGGGCAAGTTTATAAATAACTCCCAGCTACTGAGAAATGGGCTTCCAGGACAATGGACTAGGCTTGACCTTGTAACACATTAAATGCTGACTGTTGAGAAAGACCTTATCAGCTTAGGGCCACATTGAAAGAATTTAAAAGGTCTATTCTTCCCTCCCACTCCCAAAATGGGTAGCTGCTAGAAAGCTTTCGAGACAAAGTTCTGTGATGCACTGACTTTCAGAGAGCCACAGCCTGAGTGTATAACAGAACTTCACCTCAAATGCTAATCGTGCTTGGAAATGATGTATACGCAGATTGTTTTGTGGGAGGTTGGGTGACTtagattttcatgtatttatgtttttattatcaaGAAAACAAGAATGCTGTCCTCAAGACA
The sequence above is a segment of the Pan paniscus chromosome 10, NHGRI_mPanPan1-v2.0_pri, whole genome shotgun sequence genome. Coding sequences within it:
- the COPZ1 gene encoding coatomer subunit zeta-1: MEALILEPSLYTVKAILILDNDGDRLFAKYYDDTYPSVKEQKAFEKNIFNKTHRTDSEIALLEGLTVVYKSSIDLYFYVIGSSYENELMLMAVLNCLFDSLSQMLRKNVEKRALLENMEGLFLAVDEIVDGGVILESDPQQVVHRVALRGEDVPLTEQTVSQVLQSAKEQIKWSLLR